In the genome of Synergistaceae bacterium, the window ATTCACGAACTCAAAGTGGAGGACTATCGTAAAAAAATAGGTTACGTCATTCAGCAGATTGGCCTGTTTCCGCATATGACCGTGGCGGAAAATATCGCCGTGGTGCCCAAAAGTCTGAAGTGGAACAAAAATATGATTGAAGAACGGGTGGAGTATCTGCTGGAACTGGTGCATCTCACTCCCTCATACTACCGGAATCGCTACCCGGCGCAACTTTCAGGCGGTCAGCAGCAGCGGGTGGGGCTGGCCCGGGCCATGGCGGCGGAGCCAGGCGTCATGCTCATGGACGAGCCCTTCGGCGCCATCGACTCCATCACGCGAAAGATTTTGCAGGACGAATTGCTGACAATCCACAAAAAACTGGGAAAAACAATTTTATTCGTCACCCATGATATTCATGAAGCCCTCAAACTCGGCGAGAAGGTCATCGTCATGAACGAAGGCAGGGTTCAGCAATACGACACCCCTTACAATATCCTGTTCCGCCCGGTGAACACTTTTGTTTCCAGACTGGTGGCCGCGGAAAACACCCTGGAAAAATTGCAGGTACTGCGCGCGGAGGTGGTCGCCTCCCCCGCCCGTCACAGCGACACCCCAAACGTTCCCCTCGTGCACGAGGCGGAAACGCTGAGCAGCGTGCTGGCAAAATTCATGGAAACCGGCGCGCCTTATTTTCGGGTGACGGACGACGGCGGTCAGGTAAGGGGAGAAATCTCCTGGGACGACCTGCGGTCCATTGCCTCTTTGAGAAACGATGGGATTGAATATTATGTCTGAGTTCTTTTTTGATATTTTCGAATATATCGGGTCCCATCGGGAAACCTACCTGGAAGCCGTCAAAATCCATTTCCTCATTTTTGTCGCCGTCATCCTCGTCAGCGTGGCCATTGGCGTGCCGACGGGGGCTTTGTGCGCAAAAAAACCCAGAGTGTCCGCCGTCGTCATCAATGCTTTCAATGTTTTGAAGGTTATACCCAGTCTGGCTCTGCTGCTGCTCATACTCCCCGTTATGGGCATCGGTTTTGGCCCCGCCTTTTTCGCGCTGGTCGTGCATTCCATTCCCACGATCCTCATCAGCTCTTACACAGGCCTGCAGCAGGTGGAACCGGCTGTACTGGAGAGCGCGACGGGAATGGGGCTGTCTGCCCGGGAAATTTTTTGGGAGGTGGAGCTTCCGCTGGCCGCGCCCTTCATCATGGCGGGCGTACGAACCTGCGCCGTGGATGTCATCGCGACAACCACCATCG includes:
- a CDS encoding ABC transporter ATP-binding protein; the protein is MSDVVISFNKATKRFTGTGQNAVDEVTLDIREGSFVTILGTSGSGKTTLLKLVNRIHELTSGEILFNGQNIHELKVEDYRKKIGYVIQQIGLFPHMTVAENIAVVPKSLKWNKNMIEERVEYLLELVHLTPSYYRNRYPAQLSGGQQQRVGLARAMAAEPGVMLMDEPFGAIDSITRKILQDELLTIHKKLGKTILFVTHDIHEALKLGEKVIVMNEGRVQQYDTPYNILFRPVNTFVSRLVAAENTLEKLQVLRAEVVASPARHSDTPNVPLVHEAETLSSVLAKFMETGAPYFRVTDDGGQVRGEISWDDLRSIASLRNDGIEYYV
- a CDS encoding ABC transporter permease — translated: MSEFFFDIFEYIGSHRETYLEAVKIHFLIFVAVILVSVAIGVPTGALCAKKPRVSAVVINAFNVLKVIPSLALLLLILPVMGIGFGPAFFALVVHSIPTILISSYTGLQQVEPAVLESATGMGLSAREIFWEVELPLAAPFIMAGVRTCAVDVIATTTIAAYIGAGGLGELVMFGINYMNLTVILTGGITVALLSLTVDAVFGLIQKRLSIFCS